A single region of the Sorghum bicolor cultivar BTx623 chromosome 9, Sorghum_bicolor_NCBIv3, whole genome shotgun sequence genome encodes:
- the LOC8085142 gene encoding thioredoxin-like fold domain-containing protein MRL7L homolog, chloroplastic — protein sequence MPLHCSLPATCSALCLRAAARPDPRCPSSHARLVGLALSRPRHQRLVHTGCARAGTSDSKAVQLVLGGRARSDDDDTDSESSDGEDSQDRMTDEERKTLRRKIREMMDRVPETAGLTDPEERRAKMRELLTKYELVVEEEDPDWPEDAEDGMGFSLGQFFDKITIKAEKKDDAEEDDDSGYQSDKEIVWEDDNYIKPVRDVRTQDWDASVFTDFGPMIVLVHNRYKRPRENEMARAELTKAIEMFWEHNLPSPRCVAVDACAEPDLVDALKVSGFPEILFTNAGRIIHREKVVRSAEAWSRMMAFFYYKAARPPFLCEADGKGQEKVPLMS from the exons ATGCCGCTGCACTGTTCCCTGCCCGCGACCTGTTCGGCGTTGTGCCTGCGAGCAGCGGCGCGGCCTGACCCCCGCTGTCCGAGCTCCCACGCGCGCCTCGTCGGCCTAGCTCTTTCTCGCCCGCGCCACCAGAGGCTCGTGCACACCGGCTGCGCGCGGGCCGGGACGAGCGACTCTAAGGCCGTGCAGCTGGTGCTGGGCGGCCGTGCGCGCAGCGACGATGACGACACTGACTCCGAGTCCAGCGATGGCGAGGACTCCCAGGATCGGATGACGGACGAAGAGCGGAAGACGCTGCGCCGGAAGATACGGGAGATGATGGACCGCGTCCCTGAAACGGCGGGGCTGACGGACCCGGAGGAGCGGAGGGCCAAGATGCGGGAGCTGCTGACCAAGTACGAGCTGGTGGTAGAGGAGGAGGACCCGGACTGGCCCGAGGACGCCGAGGATGGGATGGGCTTCAGCCTCGGCCAGTTCTtcgacaagatcaccatcaaggCCGAGAAGAAGGACGACGCCGAGGAGGATGATGACTCGGGGTATCAAAGCGACAAGGAGATTGTTTGGGAGGATGACAATTACATCAAGCCGGTGAGGGATGTTAGGACACAGGATTGGGATGCGTCCGTGTTCACCGATTTCGGGCCGATGATTGTGCTTGTGCATAACAGATATAAGAG ACCGCGGGAGAATGAGATGGCGAGGGCTGAGCTTACTAAGGCAATTGAGATGTTTTGGGAACACAATCTGCCGTCACCAAGG TGTGTGGCTGTAGATGCCTGTGCCGAGCCTGACCTTGTGGACGCGCTGAAAGTTTCTGGTTTCCCTGAGATTCTCTTCACCAATGCAGGGAGGATAATACACCGTGAGAAAG TTGTCCGGTCGGCGGAGGCATGGTCGAGGATGATGGCGTTTTTCTACTACAAAGCAGCAAGGCCACCGTTCTTGTGTGAAGCAGATGGGAAGGGTCAAGAAAAGGTTCCTTTGATGTCATGA
- the LOC8085143 gene encoding protease Do-like 10, mitochondrial: MLAAARSLPRLSSSCSARALRRVLLHPPPPQPSLPPPLPPLRTLTRTLLPHLAAAQRFSTTSFSTSAPSRLGECVGVRGAPAIPEEEEEEEEREETGALARHDTDAYAAVELALDSVVKVFTVSSSPNYFLPWQNKAQRESMGSGFVIPGRRIVTNAHVVADHTFVLVRKHGSPTKYKAEVQAVGHECDLALLTVESEEFWDGVNSLELGDIPFLQEAVAVVGYPQGGDNISVTKGVVSRVEPTQYAHGATQLMAIQIDAAINPGNSGGPAIMGDKVAGVAFQNLSGAENIGYIIPVPVIKRFISGVEESGKYSGFCTLGVSCQATENIQLRECFGMRPEMTGVLVSRINPLSDAYKILKKDDILLEFDGVPIANDGTVPFRNRERITFDHLVSMKKPEETAVLKVLRDGKEQELKVTLRPLQPLVPVHQFDKLPSYYIFAGFVFIPLTQPYLHEFGEDWYNASPRRLCERALRELPKKAGEQLVILSQVLMDDINVGYERLAELQVKKVNGVEVENLKHLCSLVEGCTEENLRFDLDDERVIVLKYQNARLATSRVLKRHRIPSAISSDLVQDEATNGEVETSCTS, translated from the exons ATGCTCGCCGCCGCTCGCTCCCTCCCCCGCCTCTCCTCTTCCTGCTCCGCCCGCGCCCTTCGCCGCGTCCTCCTGCACCCTCCACCACCCCAGCCCTCGCTTCCGCCTCCTCTCCCGCCTCTCCGAACCCTTACACGCACCCTCCTCCCGCACCTCGCCGCCGCCCAACGGTTCTCCACTACCTCCTTCTCTACCTCCGCCCCATCACGCCTAGGAGAATGCGTTGGCGTGCGGGGAGCACCGGCGATacccgaggaggaggaggaggaggaggagagggaggagacgGGGGCGTTGGCGCGGCATGACACGGATGCGTACGCGGCGGTAGAGCTGGCTCTGGACTCAGTGGTGAAGGTGTTCACGGTGTCCAGCAGCCCCAACTACTTCTTGCCATGGCAAAACAAGGCGCAGCGGGAGAGCATGGGCTCTG GGTTTGTGATTCCTGGAAGAAGGATTGTGACGAATGCACATGTGGTAGCTGATCATACTTTTGTTCTTGTGAGGAAGCATGGTTCGCCTACTAAGTACAAGGCCGAAGTCCAAGCTGTCGGTCATGAGTGCGACTTGGCTCTGTTGACAGTTGAGAGTGAGGAGTTTTGGGATGGGGTGAACAGTTTGGAGCTTGGAGACATCCCCTTTTTGCAAGAAGCCGTCGCCGTGGTTGGCTACCCTCAAg GTGGAGATAATATTTCTGTCACCAAGGGGGTTGTATCTAGAGTTGAACCAACACAATATGCCCATGGTGCTACGCAGCTTATGGCTATACAAATAGACGCAGCTATAAATCCAGGCAATAGTGGAGGGCCTGCCATTATGGGTGATAAAGTAGCCGGAGTTGCTTTCCAGAATTTGTCAGGGGCAGAAAACATTGG TTATATCATACCGGTGCCCGTAATTAAGCGTTTCATTTCTGGAGTAGAAGAGAGTGGTAAATATTCTGGGTTCTGTACTCTTGGAGTATCTTGCCAGGCTACTGAAAATATTCAGTTAAGAGAATGCTTTGGGATGCGGCCTGAAATGACTGGAGTTTTAGTTAGTAGAATAAACCCTCTATCTGATGCTTACAAGATTTTGAAGAAGGATGACATCCTTCTTGAGTTTGATGGTGTGCCTATCGCAAATGATGGCACAG TTCCATTCCGGAATAGAGAGAGAATCACCTTTGATCATCTGGTGTCCATGAAAAAACCTGAAGAAACAGCTGTTCTCAAAGTATTACGAGATGGTAAAGAGCAAGAATTGAAAGTAACACTTAGACCT CTGCAACCTTTAGTCCCAGTCCATCAATTTGATAAATTACCAAGCTACTACATATTTGCTGGTTTTGTTTTCATCCCGCTTACCCAGCCTTATCTCCATGAATTTGGAGAAGACTGGTATAATGCCTCGCCACGCCGATTATGTGAACGGGCACTAAGGGAGCTTCCAAAGAAGGCTGGTGAACAATTAGTTATCCTATCTCAG GTTCTAATGGATGACATCAATGTCGGTTATGAAAGGCTTGCTGAACTACAG GTAAAGAAGGTAAATGGTGTGGAGGTTGAAAACCTGAAGCACCTGTGCAGCCTCGTGGAAGGCTGCACCGAAGAAAACTTAAGGTTTGACCTGGACGATGAAAGAGTCATTGTCCTGAAGTACCAGAACGCAAGGCTTGCCACATCCCGGGTCCTCAAACGGCACAGGATACCGTCTGCCATATCGAGCGACCTTGTCCAAGATGAAGCAACTAATGGCGAGGTTGAGACATCATGCACCAGCTGA
- the LOC8085144 gene encoding RPA-interacting protein isoform X2, which produces MDSAGPRRVSLKARRPDWKSELRTNCLRRVRKDRTDLLWKIREQGQLPANDMEKVESAVRNIISDEIEKLKQSNEGKEDQEMDVIWEYQGPQAAEPAEVESEDILLEMERLLYEDIREEQIRKQLEALDEEDAYLAQTVFDHMQLNDNEAAETAKLWCPVCKRGDLREAHNLIYCTLCKLRLDLGEDKMMLEFLRERLANAHTDHFDRGCKSAPKFCLQTMFGLTALYIQCEECSTFDIVV; this is translated from the exons ATGGATTCGGCAGGGCCCAGGAGGGTCTCCCTCAAAGCCCGCCGCCCCGACTGGAAATCGGAG CTTAGAACAAATTGCCTCAGAAGAGTTAGAAAGGACAGAACTGACTTGCTTTGGAAGATCAGGGAGCAGGGGCAGCTGCCAGCCAATGACATG GAAAAGGTTGAATCTGCTGTCAGGAACATCATCTCTGATGAAATAGAGAAACTCAAACAGTCCAATGAAGGAAAAGAGGACCAAGAAATGGATGTCATATGGGAATATCAAGGACCGCAGGCTGCTGAGCCTGCTGAAGTTGAAAGTGAAGATATATTGCTTGAAATGGAAAGACTTCTTTATGAAGatattagagaagaacaaatcagAAAAC AACTAGAGGCACTTGATGAGGAAGATGCATATTTAGCTCAAACTGTTTTTGATCACATGCAACTAAATGACAATGAG GCTGCTGAAACTGCTAAGCTCTGGTGTCCAGTATGCAAGCGAGGAGATCTACGAGAAGCACATAATCTCATATATTGCACTCTCTGTAAATTACGACTTGACCTAGGAGAAGATAAG ATGATGCTGGAGTTCTTACGAGAACGGTTGGCCAATGCGCATACGGATCACTTCGACAGAGGATGCAAATCAGCACCCAAGTTCTGTTTGCAGACTATGTTTGGCTTGACTGCACTCTACATACAGTGTGAAGAATGCAGCACATTTGATATTGTGGTATAA
- the LOC8085144 gene encoding RPA-interacting protein isoform X1: MDSAGPRRVSLKARRPDWKSELRTNCLRRVRKDRTDLLWKIREQGQLPANDMEKVESAVRNIISDEIEKLKQSNEGKEDQEMDVIWEYQGPQAAEPAEVESEDILLEMERLLYEDIREEQIRKQLEALDEEDAYLAQTVFDHMQLNDNEAAETAKLWCPVCKRGDLREAHNLIYCTLCKLRLDLGEDKVMMLEFLRERLANAHTDHFDRGCKSAPKFCLQTMFGLTALYIQCEECSTFDIVV; encoded by the exons ATGGATTCGGCAGGGCCCAGGAGGGTCTCCCTCAAAGCCCGCCGCCCCGACTGGAAATCGGAG CTTAGAACAAATTGCCTCAGAAGAGTTAGAAAGGACAGAACTGACTTGCTTTGGAAGATCAGGGAGCAGGGGCAGCTGCCAGCCAATGACATG GAAAAGGTTGAATCTGCTGTCAGGAACATCATCTCTGATGAAATAGAGAAACTCAAACAGTCCAATGAAGGAAAAGAGGACCAAGAAATGGATGTCATATGGGAATATCAAGGACCGCAGGCTGCTGAGCCTGCTGAAGTTGAAAGTGAAGATATATTGCTTGAAATGGAAAGACTTCTTTATGAAGatattagagaagaacaaatcagAAAAC AACTAGAGGCACTTGATGAGGAAGATGCATATTTAGCTCAAACTGTTTTTGATCACATGCAACTAAATGACAATGAG GCTGCTGAAACTGCTAAGCTCTGGTGTCCAGTATGCAAGCGAGGAGATCTACGAGAAGCACATAATCTCATATATTGCACTCTCTGTAAATTACGACTTGACCTAGGAGAAGATAAGGTA ATGATGCTGGAGTTCTTACGAGAACGGTTGGCCAATGCGCATACGGATCACTTCGACAGAGGATGCAAATCAGCACCCAAGTTCTGTTTGCAGACTATGTTTGGCTTGACTGCACTCTACATACAGTGTGAAGAATGCAGCACATTTGATATTGTGGTATAA
- the LOC8076964 gene encoding uncharacterized protein LOC8076964, translating into MEGLIPLLYKAIKDRRSNAAAAAGGGGGRAYRTGGALPSSAPVDLDDPEQRRRWLQQELRSPVHAAPPSAEGASLLHRRNLSLEELAGEVGLSPDRRLVRVPLPKARSLRAFACIGAA; encoded by the coding sequence ATGGAAGGCCTCATCCCGCTGCTCTACAAGGCCATCAAGGACCGGCGGAGcaacgccgccgctgccgctggcggcggcggcggccgtgccTACCGCACCGGAGGTGCGCTCCCTTCCTCCGCGCCCGTGGACCTGGACGACCCCGAGCAGAGGAGGCGGTGGCTGCAGCAGGAGCTGCGGTCCCCGGTCCACGCGGCGCCGCCGTCGGCCGAGGGGGCGTCGCTGCTGCACCGGCGGAACCTGTCGCTGGAGGAGCTGGCGGGCGAGGTGGGGCTCTCGCCCGACCGGCGGCTCGTCCGGGTGCCGCTGCCCAAGgccaggagcctccgcgcctTCGCCTGCATCGGCGCCGCCTGA
- the LOC8076965 gene encoding proline-, glutamic acid- and leucine-rich protein 1 → MSPREWIHDVGNGPFIGVMIFIVMITVGSVLFAKCCVGDRAFMRTGYDFEGYVMRKCPVCVGLPKPTHPRVKEVDPLQMTEITVEEARTSEPPAPPPATAAPPPPPAAATPAPPPATSAPPPAAAATPAPPPTVTGAVPVATKEDEEDEINEDEEEDDEEEEFDFDAYEEAEALGRL, encoded by the coding sequence ATGTCGCCGAGGGAGTGGATCCACGATGTTGGCAATGGTCCCTTCATCGGGGTCATGATATTCAtcgtgatgatcacggttggatCCGTGCTCTTTGCCAAGTGCTGTGTTGGGGATCGGGCGTTTATGCGCACTGGGTATGACTTTGAAGGCTATGTGATGCGTAAGTGCCCCGTTTGTGTCGGCCTTCCCAAGCCAACACATCCCCGTGTAAAGGAGGTAGATCCTCTTCAGATGACTGAGATTACAGTGGAAGAGGCGAGGACATCAGAGccccctgctcctcctcctgctactgctgcacctcctcctcctcctgctgctgctacacctgctcctcctcctgctacatctgctcctcctcctgctgctgctgctacacctgctcctcctcctactGTAACTGGAGCAGTACCGGTAGCTACCAAGGAGGATGAGGAAGATGAGATCAacgaggatgaggaggaggatgatgaggaggaggagtttGATTTTGATGCATATGAGGAAGCGGAAGCTCTAGGCCGTCTATGA